The genomic stretch CTGGAAGACCGCTTGCGCCTTTATCACCACTTCGGCAGCGGCACGAGGGAGACGCGCCTCTCCCCCGACCCCGAGGTGGGCATGGCGGGACGCGCCGTCTACTGCGCCCTGCGCATCCTGGCGGGCGACGACCCCGCTTCCATCCCCTACCTGGTCAACCGGGCCGCCTTCGAGTGAATGCTGCGGACGGCTTTCTGGCAAAGTGCGCCGACTTTGAGTAGAGTCTTGCAGGTGCAATTATCGAATCTTTCTCATCGCCGGCTGTCTTTCCTTTTCCTTTCTTTCTGGCTGATCGTCTCGTTGGGCTTCATGATGCCGCCTGCTTTGAAGGGGCAGCAGGGGCGGGCCGCCGAGGTGTCGGGGCAGCTTGACTCCATCTTTTCCGACGTGGCCTTCGCGCGCGGATGGTGGGCCGTCAAGGTCAAGTCGATGACCACGGGAGAGGTGCTCTACGAGCGCAATCCCTACCGCTACGTCATGCCCGCCTCCAACATGAAGCTGCCCACCGCCCTGGCCGCCATGCAGCGCCTGGGACTCGATTTCAGCTACACCACCGTGCTGGCCCGCCAAGGCCAAATCGAGGACGGGACGCTGCAAGGCGATCTGGTGGTGGTGGGCGGGGGAGATCCCACTCTGGGCGCACGGCTGACCAGTCCCGAGGTGGAGGAGCTCACGCAAGGCGACCCGCTGAGCGTCTTTCGTCAGTGGGCCGTCCAGCTCAAGGAGCAGGGCATCTACAGGGTTTCGGGGGATTTGGTTGGCGATGTGGGAATCTTCGACTCCGTGCCCCTGGGAGAGGGCTGGTCGTGGGATGACGTCGCCTACGGTTATTCGGCGGCCATTTCGGGACTGCAGTTCAACGAGAACGTGGTCATGCTGCGCATCGAGCCGGCCCTCGAGCCCGGACAGCCCGTGCGCATCCGCATGCTGCCCCAGACCGGCTACATCAAGGTGGTCAACCAGGTGACCACCGTCCCCGTGGACGGCGACTTCAGGCTCTCGCTTCGCCACAGTCCGGAGAGCCGGCAGGTGGTAGTCAGCGGCGAGCTTCCTGTCGATTCCTCGGGGTTCTGGCGCAGCGTGGCCGTCTTCGATCCCGCCGAGTACTTCCTCGCCGTCCTGCGGGAGACGCTGAGCGGCGAAGGCATCGAGGTGGAAGGAGAAATCCGCCTGCACGAGAAGGAAGAGCCGCTGCAGGGACTGACCCGGATCGCAAGCCACGATTCTCCCAAACTGGACTGGATACTCAACGTCTTCCTCAAGATCAGCCAGAACCTCTATGGCGAGACCTTGGTCAAGACGCTGGACCGTTCGCCCCGCCTCAAGCGCTATGAGGACGGACGCGAGGAAGTGGAGTCGACCTTGACTTCTGCGGGAATCCCGCCCGATTCCTACATCTTGCGCGACGGCTCTGGACTTTCGCGCTACAACTTTCTCAGCGCCGACATGCTCATCCGCCTGTTGGAGGCCGTCCATCG from Acidobacteriota bacterium encodes the following:
- the dacB gene encoding D-alanyl-D-alanine carboxypeptidase/D-alanyl-D-alanine-endopeptidase, whose product is MQLSNLSHRRLSFLFLSFWLIVSLGFMMPPALKGQQGRAAEVSGQLDSIFSDVAFARGWWAVKVKSMTTGEVLYERNPYRYVMPASNMKLPTALAAMQRLGLDFSYTTVLARQGQIEDGTLQGDLVVVGGGDPTLGARLTSPEVEELTQGDPLSVFRQWAVQLKEQGIYRVSGDLVGDVGIFDSVPLGEGWSWDDVAYGYSAAISGLQFNENVVMLRIEPALEPGQPVRIRMLPQTGYIKVVNQVTTVPVDGDFRLSLRHSPESRQVVVSGELPVDSSGFWRSVAVFDPAEYFLAVLRETLSGEGIEVEGEIRLHEKEEPLQGLTRIASHDSPKLDWILNVFLKISQNLYGETLVKTLDRSPRLKRYEDGREEVESTLTSAGIPPDSYILRDGSGLSRYNFLSADMLIRLLEAVHRHPQREAFVSFLPVSGESGTISRRMKGTAAEGRVQAKTGTLANVRALSGFITTQGGEVLAFSMIANNFAQPMRSAEYLQDAALAYLATLDGPSGAPR